A genomic segment from Helicobacter sp. 12S02232-10 encodes:
- the pgeF gene encoding peptidoglycan editing factor PgeF produces the protein MVNEKAIFYSSEQSRLFAQTDIQFFITSKHGGFSTAPYETLNLAYHTRDQDSSVLLNREMVCKTFFPNKMLLWMDQIHSDKILEVSKQPHKSGFVGKGDAMVCTEKSFACMAMVADCNPVLVYEPKIHTFGVIHAGREGVKKRIVSKTIAHILQNPKAKVENMLIFIGPSIRKCCYEIGNELAISFPKKYLIQKDVTYNLDLIKMLQDELLSCQIKPSQTEILPTCTCCEKNLFSYRREGITGRFGLIAALR, from the coding sequence ATGGTTAATGAAAAAGCAATTTTTTATTCCAGCGAACAAAGTCGCTTATTTGCGCAAACAGATATTCAATTCTTCATCACCTCAAAACACGGAGGTTTTAGCACAGCTCCCTATGAAACCTTAAACTTAGCCTATCATACAAGAGATCAAGACTCATCCGTTCTTCTCAATAGAGAAATGGTATGTAAAACCTTTTTTCCAAACAAAATGCTTCTTTGGATGGATCAAATCCATAGTGACAAAATTTTAGAGGTCTCCAAACAGCCTCATAAATCAGGATTTGTAGGAAAAGGAGATGCTATGGTTTGCACAGAAAAAAGCTTTGCTTGTATGGCAATGGTGGCAGACTGCAACCCTGTACTTGTCTATGAACCTAAAATTCACACTTTTGGAGTCATTCACGCCGGCAGAGAGGGGGTTAAAAAAAGAATCGTAAGCAAAACAATTGCGCATATTTTGCAAAATCCCAAAGCGAAAGTTGAGAATATGCTTATTTTTATCGGTCCTTCGATCCGAAAATGTTGTTATGAAATTGGAAATGAACTCGCGATTTCTTTTCCCAAAAAATATCTGATTCAAAAAGATGTAACATATAATCTTGATCTTATCAAAATGCTTCAAGACGAACTTTTAAGCTGTCAAATCAAACCTTCCCAAACAGAAATTCTACCCACCTGTACTTGTTGTGAAAAAAATTTATTTTCCTACCGACGCGAGGGAATTACAGGAAGATTTGGGCTTATTGCTGCTCTTAGATAA
- the nrfH gene encoding cytochrome c nitrite reductase small subunit, which yields MVIVAVFVVVVGLGGAFYTFYNAKGFSYLSSNSAACNNCHVMNEVYDDWNKSSHREVATCSDCHLPHEFIRKWIAKAQSGIGHAYAFTFDKNLPMHFSASKKTQEIVQENCINCHLPYVQNVVNPTLRPEHQDKSLKCVSCHQGVGHSRGF from the coding sequence TTGGTTATCGTGGCAGTGTTTGTGGTTGTAGTAGGATTAGGGGGAGCGTTTTATACTTTTTATAACGCTAAAGGTTTTTCTTATTTGAGTAGCAATTCTGCTGCCTGCAATAACTGTCATGTGATGAATGAGGTGTATGATGATTGGAATAAGAGTTCTCATAGAGAAGTTGCAACTTGTAGTGATTGCCATTTGCCTCACGAGTTTATTCGCAAATGGATAGCAAAAGCTCAAAGCGGTATAGGTCACGCCTATGCTTTCACTTTTGATAAAAATCTGCCGATGCATTTTAGTGCATCTAAAAAAACTCAAGAGATTGTGCAAGAAAACTGCATTAATTGCCATTTGCCATACGTGCAAAATGTTGTGAATCCAACCTTGCGACCCGAACACCAAGATAAATCTTTGAAGTGTGTTTCTTGTCATCAGGGTGTGGGTCATTCGCGTGGATTTTAA